ATCTGGATGCTGACCGACGACCATGTCTTCCGGGGAGAAAGCCCCGCCACGGTCGACGTCGAAGGCGACGGCAAAGCCTACCTTACCGGCAACTGCGAGTTCAGTTTCGGGGGCACCGAGCGCCACACCCTGACCATCCTCAACGTCGATCCGCAGGCCAAGACGGTCAAGATCGAACTGCGCTCCGAACCCCAGGACCTGACCCTCGAAGTGGGCGTGCCCACGGAGGTCGATCTGAACGGGGACGGGACCAAGGACGCTCTCATCACCCTGGAGAAGATCGACCAGGGCGAACCCAAGATCTCCATCTACAAGGTGCTGCGTATATCCGCCCGGGAAGAGTCCATCCAGCTGAAATCGGCCGAAGAGGTCAGGGGGCTCGAGGACCTGGAACCGTACTTCGCCGCCGAGCCCAGCTGCGTCGAGGTCCAGGATGCCGCCTCCCGCTGGGGAGAAGTTCACCCCGAGATGATCGAGGACTGGCGGGAAGGCGCCCGCTTCCGCGCGTTTCTCCCCGAGGTCCAGGTCCAGTACACCTACCGGGTGGATAACGATACGGCCACCGACAGCTATGATTCCTATTCCCGGGAATACGACTTCTACACCGCCTACGGCGGCAACTCCGAAGTCAGCAGCAGCCGGGGAGACGAGTACACGGAGGGTTTCTACCCCTCCACCAGCCTGGGATGGCCCGATACCTACGAATGGTTCGACTCCTACTCCACCTACGACGAGTCCTCGGCGTATCAGTCCTACCAGGATTACGAGGGCACCTCCTCCCGCGACGAGCACCGCACCCGCGACGGAGCCCGGGACCGCAACTCCAAGGCCTGGAAGTTCCAGCTCGACTGGTACCTGGGCGATTTCCTCTTCGAGAGGCAGCAACTCTACATCAGCCGGGAAGCCCGCGACCTGGTGGAACTGCGCCAGGACATCCTGGAGCAGGTGACCATGTACTACTTCGACCGCAAGGCCGCCCGGATCGACATGATCATGAACCCGCCGGCCGACTCCTACTCCAAGCTGGACATGCTCCTGCGCCTGCAGCAGCTCGACGCCAGCCTCGACGCCCTCACCGGGGGATTCTTCACGGCCACGATCAAGGAGAGACGTGCTCAGTACCCGGAACTCCCGGTCTATTGAGAAACAATTAACCCAATGCGGCATTTTCAAATAGCGAGAAGGAGGGTGCCATGACCCCAAGAAGCGCACTGCCGATCACGGCGGGAGTCGTGCTCTTGACGATCCTCTTGAGCCTCAGCATCAGCCAGGAGATCGTGACCCAGCCGCCTCCGGTGGAGACTCTGGACGACCTCAACGCCCTGTTCGCCGACGAGCCCACCTACAACGAGATCCAGGAAGCGGCCATGAGGTTCGCCGAGGTCCATCCGGACAAGATCGAAAGCTGGAGACAGGGGGCAAAATTCCGCGCCTTTCTTCCCCGGGTGAGCTACCGGTACAACGTCTACGACGATTGGACCGACGAAATCTCGACCGGTAGCGAGGACAGCATCTCCTTCGAGTACTCCTACGACTACGAGGTCATGAGCTCTTCCGAGCAGGGGACCAACGACGGCTACGGCCAGGCCGGCAGCAGCGGCTGGCCGGTCCCGGAATGGTCCATGACCCAGGAGTACACCAACCGCAGCGGCCAGGCGGCGTCGACCCGGGACGCCTACGGAGAGTCGGGAGGGACCCGCGACTACATCGGCACCTACGAGGAGGACGGCAACACCAAGGAGTGGGGGGTCATGCTGGAATGGGACCTGCGCGACTTCCTCTACAGCGAGGAGCAGACCCGGATCAGCAAGGAGGCGCGGGAACTGGTCGAGCTTCGCCAGGACGTGATGGAGGAAGTCAACACCTACTTCTTCGACCGGCGCCGGTCCCAGATCGATATGCTCTTTTCCCCTCCGACCGACACCGCCAGCCGGATCGACATGCAGCTGCAGATCGCCCGTCTGACCGCCAACATCGATGCCCTGACCGGTGGCTTTCTGAGCAAGCGCCTGGCGGAGACCAAAACCGCCGTGCAGTAATCCCGCGCGCCGCGGACAGGCCCGGGCGGAGTCATGGCCGCCGCGGGATGGGGACCGGAACGGCGGGTTCGGCGGAAACGGGAGGGGAGGCGAACGGGGGTGAACGGCTTCACCTCGAGTTTCTTTCTGGTCAATTTTCTCCTGCAGCTGCTGGGGTTCAGCTCGGGCCAGTACCTGGAACGCCGGGTGGACATGGACGTGGCGGTGTTCTGGCGCAATCAGGCCCTGGCCGCCCCCCGATGCTCCTATACCCGGATAGACTGCTATAACAAGGCGCTGGCGAGGGACTCCGGGTACCTGGCCGCCCGGTGCGAGCTGGCCGACGTTTACTACGAGCTGGGCATAACCTACGGGCACCGCGACCTTTTTCGGGCCGCGGCCGATTGCCTGGAGGCGGCCGCCGCCCTGGAGCCGGACGACCCGGAAATCCACCGCCGGTTGGGCCGCGTGTACTTTCTCCTGCGCGATTTCGACGGCAGCCGCCGCGAGTTGGAACGAACCCGGGCCCTTTCTCCGCAAGCGAACCCGGTCCCGGGACCATGAAGGGGAGGGGACCGGGACGAACGTTCCTCGTCCTGGTCATCGCGTTTACGGCCGCAGCGGCGTGGGCCAAGGTCAACATCAACACCGCCACCCAGGCCGAACTGGAAAGCCTTCCGGGGATCGGGAAGGTCAAGGCCGAACGCATCATCCAGTACCGGGAAAAGCACAGCGGTTTCCGGCGGCTGGAAGAACTGATGGACGTTTACGGCATCGGCCCCAAAACGTTCGAAGCACTCGAACCCCTCTGTTGCCTTTATGACGAAATCGGAACCGGGGCCCGGGCAGAGGCCGGGTCCCCGGGTTCCGGACAGGGCCCGCGCTCGACCGAACCCCTGCCGGGGAGCATGGAGGTTAAATGCTGGAAGTGCGGCAAGGTCTTCGAAGTGCCCAGAGCCGCCCGGGAAGGAACCTGCCCGTACTGTTCGGCCAAATTCAAGGTTTCCCGGTGAAACGAACCGTCGGCACTCTGGAGTACCGTACGAAAACCGGCGCCGGAGACCTGACTATTTTCGAAGTAAGGGAGGGGGAATCCGACCTGCGGGTGGCGGCGGAGCGCGATTATTCCCGGGAAGCGGCGGCGGCTCTGTCCCGGATCCGGAGAGGGCTCAAGGAGTTCACGGCCCGGGAGCCCCGGTTCGGATCCACCTTTCTCCCCTGGTTCCCGGCCGGAGCCGTCCCCGCCCCCTTGCGGCGCATGGCCGAGGCCGCGGCCCGGTTCAACCTGGGCCCCATGGCGGCGGTGGCGGGCGCCGTGGCCGAAGCGGTGGGACAAGCCCTGCCGGGAACGGAAGCGATCGTCGAAAACGGCGGCGACCTCTTCATCCGCTCCGCCCGCGGGCGTTTCGTGGAGATTCTTCCCGGCCCGGGCCACCCCCTGGCGGGGAAACTGACGTTGGCGGTGCCCCCGGCCCCCGGAGGAATCGGCATAGCCACTTCCTCGGGACGCTGGGGCCGCTCGATCAGCTTCGGGAACGCCGATTCGGTCACGGTGGTGGCCGACGACCCCATCTGGGCCGACGCCGGCGCCACGTCGCTGGCCAACCGCGTCGCCCGGGAAGATCGGGCCCGCAACCCCCGAACGGGCGACTACCTGCTGGAAGCGGGCGGGGTGCGCGGCTTCCTGATCGTCTGCGGCGGAACCGTTCACCTCCGGGGGCGGATTTCCCTGGCCTAGGGCCTAAATTTTGTTGCTCGGGAGCCCCTGGGAATGGTACTATAATTTGACGACTAAAAGCTCCATACCGCCACAGGGGGGTTAGATGACAACCTTGGTCAGGAAGCCTGTATTCATGCTGGTTTGCGCCTTCGCGATCTTTGCCGTATCCGCCCCGTTGCCGCGAGCGGAGGCGGCGGGGCCCACCCCGGAGGACCAGGCGCTTTTGGAAGAAATGCGCCAGGAGATCGCGGCGCAGGGCTACGGATTCACCGTGGACTGGGATCCTCACCTCAACTCCGACGCCTGGTTCACCCCGGACCGCTCGGCCAAGGACAGACTGCCCCGGGCCCTTCCTCCCCGTACCGCCGCTCCCTTGCCGACCGCCTTCAGCTGGGCGGACTACGACGCCCTGACCCCGGTCCGGGACCAGGGGTACGTCTGCGCCGGCGGCTGGGCCTTCGCCATGGGGGGGGTGGTCGAATCTCTCTTCAAGATGAGCTACGGCCTCGATCTGGATATCTCCGAACAGTGGATCATCGAGTGCAACACCCTGGGGTACGACTGCATCCCCAGCCACGACGCCTACTTCTGCTACCAGTTTCTCTGCGACCAGCCGGCCCTCGACGGCGAAGCCGGGATCGTCCCCGAATCCGAGTTTTTCTACGCCGACACCGACGTCCTTCCCTGTTCCACCAACTACCCTTACCTCAAGGTCGGCCGGCTGGACAGTTTTCTCCTGGTGGGAGACGACGGCGACCTCAGCGACCCCGAGCCCCGGGTCGAGGATATCAAGCGCGCCATCTACGAAACCGGCCCGGTCTCGGTCATGCTGGGCGCCGATATTTATTTCAGCGGCTATTCGGGGGGGATTTTCGACTACGACATCCGTGAACCGGAAGCGGTCCAGGCCGTGGTCCTGTACGGCTGGGACGATTCCCAGGGCGACCACGGGGTCTGGTTCCTCCGCAACAGCTTCGGAACCGGCTGGGGCGAGCCCATGAGCTACAGCACCGGAATCTCCCCCGGTCCCGACCGGGGCTACATGCGCATCGCCTACGGCGCCAGCCGGGTGGGGATCGACGCTCAATACGCCGAATTCCAGCCCTCGACCCAGCGGCGCTCCTACAGTGTGAGGCGGTTCGAGAACGATTTTACGGGAGGGGGCACCGCCCAAAACTGGAAAGCGGACGAGGCGCTCTGGCAGTACGCGCTGCCCTTCACCTTCCCCTTCTACCGGCGCCCCTACAACAATATCTGGGTGTCTTCCAACGGCTACATATCCTTCTCCGCCGGGACCTGTCTCTGGAACGCCGATATCGACACCCTGCGCTCCACCCGCATGATCGCTCCCTTCTGGATCGACCTTTCCACGGCCGACACGGGCCGGGACATCTACATCGACGAGCAGACCGACAACGTCACCATCCGCTGGAACGCCATCCAGCCCGGGCTTCCCACCATCGCCATCCAGGCCGAACTCATTCTCAACCGCGACGGCAGTTTCCAGATCAACTACGGCGACGGCAACATCTTCGCCGGTTTCTACCCGGTCGTCGGCTTCTCCGACGGCAACGGTATCGACTTTCAGCTTACCGACTGCAACGGGCGCTGGAACCTCCAGTCCGATTTCCCCGAAACCAACAATTACACCGGGGCTTTCTGCCCCGGGGTGCTCAAATCCCGCCGGGTGCTCTCCCGCACCTTTACCCCGATCAGCTCCGCCGCCGGAATCGTCGACGGCGACTACAGCGGCAACGGGAAATCCGATATCGCGGTGCTGCGGTCCTACCGGGGCAAGTGGAGCATCCGGGGATTTTCGAACGTATACTACGGCGCGGCCGGCGACCTCCCGGTCTCCGGCGACTACGACGGCGACGGCACCGCCGACATCGCCGTTTTCCGGCCCTCCACCGGCCTCTGGGCCGTCCGCGGCGTCACCGCCGCCTACTACGGAATTCTGGGCGACAAGGCCGTTCCCGCCGATTACAACGGGGACGGCAAAACCGACATCGCCGTTTTCCGGCCCGATACCGCCGCCTGGAGCGTCCGGAACCTCAGCCACTTCTACCACGGCAAACGCATGGACGTCCCTCTCCCGGGGGATTACAACGGCGACGGCAGAGCCGAAGCCGCCGTCTACCGGCCCTTGACCGGCGGCTGGATGATCCGGGGGATGGGTTCCCGGTGGCTGGGCACCTACGGGGACATTCCCGTCCCCGGAGATTACTCCGGGGACGGCAGCACCTACCCGGCGATCTTCCGGCCTTCCTCCGGGCTCTGGGTGATCCAGGGCCTTTCCCGGCTCTACTTCGGGGCTCCCGGAGATTCGCCGGTGCCGCTCGACTATTCGGGGGTGGACGCCCTGCGCTTGGGCATATTCCGTCCCTCCAGCGGCCTCTGGGTCGTCCGGCAAGTCACCCGCGCCTACTTCGGAGCCACCGGGGATACCCCCGTCACCAAATAATGAACGTACTGGTCACAAGCAACAAATACCTGCCGAGGTTGTCGATGAGAGTTTTTGTACGCACCGTTTTCAGCGCAGCCGCCGCCCTGGCGTTGTTTCTGCCCCCGGCGTTTTCCCAGGCCCAGTGGGGGTCGGGAGTGATCAAGGGGCGGGTGACCGACGCCGCCACCGGAGCGGGCATCGCCGGAGTGAGGATGCTGGCCATGTCTTCCGGGGGAGGCCGGGCCGGAGTTACCGACGCCGGCGGCTACTACACCCTGAGCAACCTCATCCCCGGACTCTACCGGCTTCAAGCCTACACCGACCTGGAGTTCCCCGGCATCGGCTACGCCACCCAATACTACTCGCAGAAGTACTACTTCGAGACCGCGGATCCGATCAAGGCCGAAAACGGGGTGGAGACGACCGGAGTGGATATGCAGCTGGACCGGGGGGCGGTCATCACCGGGCAACTGACCGACGCCCACACCGGGGAAGTGGTCGTCGGGCTCAAGATCGCCGCCTACACCCTGGGCGAGAAAGCCGCTTTCTGGAACAACTCCGACGAGAACGGCATCTTCGAACTCCAGCCCCTGCGTGACGGCTACTACCGGCTTCTGGCCTACACCCAGCCCTACAACTACACCAACCCCGAGGGGAAATGTTTCCAGCAGGAGTGGTACCTGCACAGCGAATTCGGGTCCGCGACCGTTTTTCAGGTCGCCAAGGGAGAAGTGCGGACCCTGAGCGGGCCCTGGGAACTGGATTACTGCAAGACCCCCACGCCCGAGCCCGAGCCCACTCCAACTCCGGAACCGCCCCCGCTGCAGATCTACCAGGTCTGGCCCGGCTACCCCTCCGACCCGGGCGACGGCATCGGCCAGGCCACCGTGGTCATCGCCCCCAACGACAAGGTCTGGCTCTTCGACTGCGGCGACCGCTACTGGGCCGGGGAGCTGGATAAGGACTGTCCCCGGGAAGTTCTCTACCTCCTCGATTCCCTCGGCTACAGTTCGATCGACTACGCCGTGGTCAGCCACTACGACGCCGACCACTGTTACGGATTCATCACCATCGCCAACGGCACCGGCGACCCCGGCGACCCGCCCCTGGTCCGGGACGGGGTGGGACAGATCCCGGTGGCGTACGACCGAGGCGGCACCACCGACGTCGACGGGGATCCCCTCTCGGTCTTCTACACCGCTGGGATCTCCCAGCGCAAGACCCCGGTCCTGGGGACCGACATTCCCCTGGGCAGCGGGGCGGTCCTGCGCTGGCTGGCTTTCGGGAACCCCAACTACGGGGCTCCGGGAGAGACCAACGAAGTCTACGTCCTCGACCACGCCCCCCTGACCACGGCCGACGGCAACATCGACGAAAACTCCAAGAGCATCGTCGTTTCCCTGCTCTACGGGGGCTTCGACTACTACATCGGCGGCGATTCGACCTGCAGCTCCCTCAGCTCCTTCGTGGGGGTGGAGGAGGCCGTAAGCGAAGTGTACCGGACCACGTTCAACCGCTCCTTCGACATCATCCTCCTCGACCACCACGGGTCCAGTTACCACACCCCCACCTACTTCCTCATGCGCACCCTCCCCGAGGCGGCCATGGTGGCCTGCTGGGACAACAATTACGGCCACCCCACCTGCGCCACGCTGGACCGGGTGGTGCAGTACACCGAAACCGGCCCCGGGCGCCAGTCGGTCTTCCAGGTCGACGAGGGGAGCAGCTCCTACCCCTGCAACGCCTACGCCCTCTCCGCCAACGCCCCCATCCGGATCTTCACCGACGGCTACTACTACTCGATCGAACCCCGTTCCGACCTGGCCCCGGCCTACTACACCACCGCCTCCCCGCTCCCGATCTCCCGGTATACCTCCCTGGACCCGATCACCGACACCGCCTGGGACAACCACCCGGTCGACGACATCGGCATCCCCACGCCCACTCCGGCACCCACCCCCCCGGTGGAGCGTTCGGTCGTCATCAACGAAGTCTGCTGGGCCGGGACCCAGGCCAGTTATTATGACGAGTGGATCGAGTTCTACAACCGTACCGACACCGCCGTCGACATCAGCTCCTGGTCGATCATCAGCCCCCGCTACTCCTTCAACTTCTCCGAAGCCGAGGGTTCTCTGGTGATTCCGGCCCACGGCTACTGGGTCTTCGCCGACAAGCAGATCTTCTCTTCGGGAGCGACGGTCAATATCACCGGGTCCATCGCCCTCTACAACGACAACCAGGGTCAGTTCCGGCTTTACAACCAGCCCGACGGCGCCGGGGTCCTGGTCGACGCCGTCAACCCCGACGGAGCCACCGTCTGGTGCGGAGGGTCCAGCGGGGGAGAGGCCGACCGCCGCAGCATGGAGCGCAGGAACTGGGGCCTGGACGGCGCCGTCTGCGCCAACTGGTGCACCTACGGGGGCGTACCCGTCGTCGAGGACAGCAGCGGGTACCCGGTCCTGGGCAGCCCGGGCTACGAAAACAGCTGTTTCTTCACCACCCCCTCGCCGTCGCCCTCTCCCATCGCCTCCCCGACCCCGACGACGACTCCGATCGGCTTCAAAACCCCCAGCCCCTCGACCACCCCCACTCCGCTGCCGCCGGTGGTCATCGTCAACGAGATCGCCTGGTCCGGCACCGCCGCCGGCGGGAGCTACGAGTGGATCGAGCTCTACAACGCCACCGGGAGCACGGTCGACCTCACCAACTGGTTCCTCGAAATCGGCGGCGTCAGCATCGACCTGACCGGGTCCATCGACCCCATGGGATACTACCTGCTGGAACGCTACCAGGCGGCCGTCAGCGACATCCCCGGCGACATGGTCTACGACTTCGGTTCCATCAGCAACCTGGGGGAGACGGTCGCCCTGCTCAACACCGGAATAACCGTGGACTTCATCGACTGCCTGAGCGGCTGGTTCGCCGGTTCGGCCAGCCCCGGGTATTACTCGATGGAAAGAATCTACCCCGGCTACTCCGGTTCCAACCCCTCAAACTGGCAGAACAACAACGGCGTCCAGACCAACGGCCACGACGCCGACGGGAACCCCCTCAACGCCACCGCCCGG
This genomic stretch from bacterium harbors:
- a CDS encoding C1 family peptidase, giving the protein MLVCAFAIFAVSAPLPRAEAAGPTPEDQALLEEMRQEIAAQGYGFTVDWDPHLNSDAWFTPDRSAKDRLPRALPPRTAAPLPTAFSWADYDALTPVRDQGYVCAGGWAFAMGGVVESLFKMSYGLDLDISEQWIIECNTLGYDCIPSHDAYFCYQFLCDQPALDGEAGIVPESEFFYADTDVLPCSTNYPYLKVGRLDSFLLVGDDGDLSDPEPRVEDIKRAIYETGPVSVMLGADIYFSGYSGGIFDYDIREPEAVQAVVLYGWDDSQGDHGVWFLRNSFGTGWGEPMSYSTGISPGPDRGYMRIAYGASRVGIDAQYAEFQPSTQRRSYSVRRFENDFTGGGTAQNWKADEALWQYALPFTFPFYRRPYNNIWVSSNGYISFSAGTCLWNADIDTLRSTRMIAPFWIDLSTADTGRDIYIDEQTDNVTIRWNAIQPGLPTIAIQAELILNRDGSFQINYGDGNIFAGFYPVVGFSDGNGIDFQLTDCNGRWNLQSDFPETNNYTGAFCPGVLKSRRVLSRTFTPISSAAGIVDGDYSGNGKSDIAVLRSYRGKWSIRGFSNVYYGAAGDLPVSGDYDGDGTADIAVFRPSTGLWAVRGVTAAYYGILGDKAVPADYNGDGKTDIAVFRPDTAAWSVRNLSHFYHGKRMDVPLPGDYNGDGRAEAAVYRPLTGGWMIRGMGSRWLGTYGDIPVPGDYSGDGSTYPAIFRPSSGLWVIQGLSRLYFGAPGDSPVPLDYSGVDALRLGIFRPSSGLWVVRQVTRAYFGATGDTPVTK
- a CDS encoding helix-hairpin-helix domain-containing protein; translation: MKGRGPGRTFLVLVIAFTAAAAWAKVNINTATQAELESLPGIGKVKAERIIQYREKHSGFRRLEELMDVYGIGPKTFEALEPLCCLYDEIGTGARAEAGSPGSGQGPRSTEPLPGSMEVKCWKCGKVFEVPRAAREGTCPYCSAKFKVSR
- a CDS encoding tetratricopeptide repeat protein, encoding MNGFTSSFFLVNFLLQLLGFSSGQYLERRVDMDVAVFWRNQALAAPRCSYTRIDCYNKALARDSGYLAARCELADVYYELGITYGHRDLFRAAADCLEAAAALEPDDPEIHRRLGRVYFLLRDFDGSRRELERTRALSPQANPVPGP
- a CDS encoding lamin tail domain-containing protein; this encodes MRVFVRTVFSAAAALALFLPPAFSQAQWGSGVIKGRVTDAATGAGIAGVRMLAMSSGGGRAGVTDAGGYYTLSNLIPGLYRLQAYTDLEFPGIGYATQYYSQKYYFETADPIKAENGVETTGVDMQLDRGAVITGQLTDAHTGEVVVGLKIAAYTLGEKAAFWNNSDENGIFELQPLRDGYYRLLAYTQPYNYTNPEGKCFQQEWYLHSEFGSATVFQVAKGEVRTLSGPWELDYCKTPTPEPEPTPTPEPPPLQIYQVWPGYPSDPGDGIGQATVVIAPNDKVWLFDCGDRYWAGELDKDCPREVLYLLDSLGYSSIDYAVVSHYDADHCYGFITIANGTGDPGDPPLVRDGVGQIPVAYDRGGTTDVDGDPLSVFYTAGISQRKTPVLGTDIPLGSGAVLRWLAFGNPNYGAPGETNEVYVLDHAPLTTADGNIDENSKSIVVSLLYGGFDYYIGGDSTCSSLSSFVGVEEAVSEVYRTTFNRSFDIILLDHHGSSYHTPTYFLMRTLPEAAMVACWDNNYGHPTCATLDRVVQYTETGPGRQSVFQVDEGSSSYPCNAYALSANAPIRIFTDGYYYSIEPRSDLAPAYYTTASPLPISRYTSLDPITDTAWDNHPVDDIGIPTPTPAPTPPVERSVVINEVCWAGTQASYYDEWIEFYNRTDTAVDISSWSIISPRYSFNFSEAEGSLVIPAHGYWVFADKQIFSSGATVNITGSIALYNDNQGQFRLYNQPDGAGVLVDAVNPDGATVWCGGSSGGEADRRSMERRNWGLDGAVCANWCTYGGVPVVEDSSGYPVLGSPGYENSCFFTTPSPSPSPIASPTPTTTPIGFKTPSPSTTPTPLPPVVIVNEIAWSGTAAGGSYEWIELYNATGSTVDLTNWFLEIGGVSIDLTGSIDPMGYYLLERYQAAVSDIPGDMVYDFGSISNLGETVALLNTGITVDFIDCLSGWFAGSASPGYYSMERIYPGYSGSNPSNWQNNNGVQTNGHDADGNPLNATARAQNSAYLPTPPPTPRVITPTPTISPITPTPTVTPFGYKTPPPTPPPPAVVINEVAWAGTAASTSDEWMELYNNTGSAVSLAGWVLASTDGNPNISLAGSIGAHSYYLIERTDDNVISDIPGDLVVSFGTGLSNTGEHLQLKNGAAEVVDELDCSGGWWGGDNTTKATMERIDPEEYGNLSSNWSSWAGPSWNGRDANNNPVKGTARAQNSIYAPGSAFLRLDNGDYNGDGIADIAVFRPSSGLWVIRLLSSFHFGRPGDLPVSGDYDGDGTSDAAVYRPEKGLWLSASGLRLYLGRGGDVPVPRDYNGDGITDPAVFRPASALWVVDGQERFYYGAPGDLAVPADYLGTGAVPAVFREGSGLWAVRGGFKTWLGRSGDIPVPADYDGDGRADVAVYRPSSGLWAGEAGLSYFGAPGDLPLPADYNGDGTAQSAVYRPSKSLWAIEEGEGKTGAIIYFGTAEDIPATR
- a CDS encoding UPF0280 family protein, whose amino-acid sequence is MKRTVGTLEYRTKTGAGDLTIFEVREGESDLRVAAERDYSREAAAALSRIRRGLKEFTAREPRFGSTFLPWFPAGAVPAPLRRMAEAAARFNLGPMAAVAGAVAEAVGQALPGTEAIVENGGDLFIRSARGRFVEILPGPGHPLAGKLTLAVPPAPGGIGIATSSGRWGRSISFGNADSVTVVADDPIWADAGATSLANRVAREDRARNPRTGDYLLEAGGVRGFLIVCGGTVHLRGRISLA